The Erigeron canadensis isolate Cc75 chromosome 1, C_canadensis_v1, whole genome shotgun sequence genome segment TAAATGAACCATAGAAAGTGTTCCATATAAACCACACAGAGTTGttctataaaataataatagaaatgaTCTAAATAATTAACGAAACTGTTctaaaaaagattttattttttcgaTCACaatcttttagatcgttttaaaaCCACACAAAACAACCATCATGTTTGATGCTTACCGGGAGGGACATCTTAGGCAGTAGAATCGAGCGGTGCCGTTCAGAACCAACCCAACAAACAAGGAAAGGATGACTATTTTTATAGTTCTAAAAAACATGTTTGTGTAGTAGTAATTAATAGTTCCAAAAAACATGTTTGTGTAGTAGTATAGTAAGCGATTCGGTTTTGTGCGGTTCATCAAAGTTGATAATGCGCATAAACATTTGGCTAATCTTAGAGGGATTTGGTTTGTGAATTATCTCATGTTTGCAGGATTGATGAAATATAGTCGGAGCAATGGGTTTCGAAGAGCGGATGCTAAGAAGGTTAACCATGTAAATGGCTCTCAGAAGACTACAAGTCAACAAGTGAGATCAAACGGCAACCCATAGTATTATTCTAGATGCATCAAGTAGCTAGAAGATTTGCACTTGGTCTAAAGTCAAAGATGAAGATCAAGGATAGAATGCCAAGCTGATGGGTGAAGTCAGCTTGGATGGTACAGATACAACTTAGACTATTGCAGGTGCTCTATGTTTTACAACTTTGTATGACTATCACTTAACTAGATAAGCATTAGAGATGACATTCTAGAGTTCTAGTTTGTGATTGTAAACATTCTATGAGGTGTCCATTATCATGTGGTTGCACGATCGTGTTGGAAAGCATCTGGGAATAAAAAGGACAATGTCACTATCATTCAGTATTGATCTTGTAGAAGCCATTGGATCAAAACGGGGAAGCCAATGGACGAAATCTAAGGCATAGTTGATGCTGATGAGCGTACATTTGTGATTATTTCCCATAACATTTGGCCACATTTCAATGTCTAAATGAGTTTATATATgtgaactattggtacttaatgagaTGCAATATTGATGCaagttcacggaagatgcgaacgagggtaaatgacatctaTCAACTCAACATGAAGGCCAATGGACTTTACAAGACACAAGATGGCGAAACGGAAGTTAATCGAAGAATATCTGGAAGTCGTTGAgtaaccagcgccgctggtcatCGTAACCAGCACCGCTGGTGGAAGAACAATAGCACCCAGCGCAGCTGGGAGCTCTTTCCTAGCGTCGCTGGGCGACCCGAAACCAGAATCGACTTACAAccttataaatagaaaaataaaccCTTAGACTCAAAGGCGGGTAGTTTTTCAGCCACCAGACACCCCATACAAACCCCAGGTCGAATTTTGCAACTATCAAGGAGGATTTGGAGCTTCCAACACTTCTTAATCTTTATCATCAACCTAGATCTATCATTCTTCTTTACTTTAATTGTTGGTAAACATTGTCTTtaatcttttcagactttgttattcctttaataatgtatGGCTAGTAGgatgaatacttgtttggattgaTTTGATCATGTAGACTTTTATTTATCTTGTTTAATAGTTAGATTTGTTGGATTGTATTTACTATTTGTCACAGATCCATGGTTAATGAATTCTTCATATTGTTCTTGGTTCTATATCTtgatatattagtttaattttgatgaTCGACCTATAATATtcactaggactaatatacgtaggATGAAAAACACTAATCGATCTATAATTAGTTGCAAAAGGTGATTCAGTTCTAGCGGACGAATCCAGAACCATAACAATTAGAATTAGCtaaacatgaagcttaacattGTCCAACACGATCTAGTTACATGGTAACGTGCACTATAACCACCGGAGAGAATTAATGCACAACCATGACTTAAGAGCTAAGCATAGTTAAAGATGAATCATTAACACAAGCTTAGATAATAATGCTTGAacagtgaatctaacgagaatgtGTTTAAAGAGTAGTGTGAGTTTAGCGACAACATTACTAAATAGGCGAAGTGAattgatatcgcctattttatatatatttattttatgcgatatcatttcttttatttattttatgtttgaattattgtcatttttatagatttttataCTTAATTTGTGAATTATTTGATTATAGGTCTATAAGATGAAAGATGATAAAAATGTACCGAATAAAGACcatttatgaaaataaatattGGAGCTAAAAAGACGAAGAAGGCATTAAGATGACTCGGTTAAATGGAGTGTACAAGACACAAGACGGCGAGATGTGGTATGCGGTCAACAAAGTCAATGATTAATTGTGGGATTAGAAGTTGCAAAGTGGTGGTTTTTTCTCGTTGCCTCTGCCCAGCCGCAAAAGGAAAGCCCATTTGGCACGTGAGCAGCAGCCTAAAGTGGAGCAGCCACTTGGGCCTGTGGGGTTTGTACGTGAGAGGCAGCCCAGCAGAAAAGTAGAAACAGGTGGGCTCGGCCCAGAAGAAGAGAAATGGGTTGCGGCCCTTTTGTGGCTTATGTAGGTCGGCAGACAGGGAATTTCCCTTACGGGGGAATTAAgaaaaaactattatatatagttatattaataGGGATAAGTGCCCAGAAATGtagtcaactaatgctcaaaagttattgtgtgcacgaactctaggtcagCTTTATCGTGTCCACgaaacttgaagttttggttattgtgaTAATAAAACAGGATTATGGCTATGTGGGACCGGTtactttcacgttgacccgttgactgcttatgtggcatgcacacaataactttttgggattaatttatgcatacaattaaaaaaaaaaacagatcattttttttcaaactcgccggAAACATCAAATACTCGccagaaaacttaaaaatccaaTTAAACAttcgtttctttgaattagaccacgaaattcgcACCAAAATGCTGAAAAATCAGCCGCAAACAAACCCTCAGTAAAAGTTAAAGCGATTGAGACTCGTCGAAAAATTCACcaattcgccggaaaaattaaaatcaccataacttttttgtttattcgagtttcgacttgaaaccaacacaaaactgctcaaaattgttgtccgaaactcaaagaaacaacaaagttttggtgattttaaattttccggcgagttggTGAATTATCCGGCGAGTCTCAATTGGTTTAACTTTTGCCGAGGGTTTGTTCACGGCTGATTTTTCAGTATTTTGGTGCCAATtttgtggtctaattcgaagaaacgaaggtttaatcgaatttttaagttttccggtgagtatttgcagtttccggcgagtttgaaaataaataatctgttttttttttaattttgtgcataaactaatcccaaaaagttattgtgtgcataaactaatcccagaaagttattgtgtgcatgtcacgtaagcagtcaacgggtcaacgtgaaagCGGTGACCGGCTAACTTTTGACCCGGTCACTTTTGCATGCTATAGGACTATTAAACAAGTTTCCTTaatacaataaagctgacctaaagttcgtacacacaataacttttgaacatTAGTTAACTGTATTTCTGGGTACTTATcccatattaatattaattgagGAGTGGATCATAATTCGTACGAGGGATTACGAATTGAGAAAAGTAGTCGGTGCGTGAAGGGCTGCGACAATTCGAAGCAGCTTGGAATTAATTCAAAAGATAGCCGCTAGTAACATCTTTGTTCGAtccttttttgttattatatttatctttagttACATATTGCAAGACATATTATCATACAATTATTACTATGAGTTTTACTTATTTAATAATTGTCATTCtgtttatttttcttgtcaTCAGTAGTTAGCTAAATACTttatcatccatcttgatggagtgagacaatatgtaggattgcactattttattaattcaaagttgatttcaatCATCGTTGTGTcatgatcttgatgatttaattccttattaattgttattttgatattgatggcatatgtgttcttcgttagtggtactagttgaaaacgtatgtgattttctattaattgtttgtctataaacagttatcactagttcatggtatgatagtgaatgtcatttaataaagggagttattttgtcaacgtgttgtgtaatggttggtggtaccacgttatcttcacataggtacaattgttaattaGATAGTCAAaaactagttggttagggaaattgttttaagcattggtggtaccgacttttacaaaggaactgattaattaggtgatttaaatgattttataaacgttggtggtacccgtttgtgtctttattttgtcacgattatctttgtCAACTTAATTGAATTTGGACCtcatttatgtgcaatctgaatatgttgtcgagcgaaatcaaaatggacttttaaatctcttttgTCATAAAAAAGCACTAaattctcttttcgattaatcctgagggattactaatttttttttctactaatttttgcaaagtgacaactcggtTACAACccctttttatttgaattacTTTATTATCAACAACTGCttacaaagtccttgtgttcaACCTCGGATTTACCAAGTTAtatatactgcatacgaacgggtccactgcctgtaagtgtgtagtagtcagtttcTATGTGATCcgtgttataaattttaagactcgGAAATACACATCATGAATCTAAGGAGAATCTGAACTGTGAATAAGTTTTCCAGCAGACTAGCAATGATAGAATAATAATTGTCATATTACATatgatcggagatgccaaacaaatatttgtttttactgTTACTGCCTTTCAATTCTTAGTTTCTAGAAAAAAGAGGCTTCTCGCTAGACCAAGCGGTTGCGGCCTgctatttacttttattgtttttagtaGTTTAAATAGGAAATAGTGACAACCCCCAACCGCTAAAATTACACACCTTATTAGTCTAGGTAGTGCAAGTGTCTCTGTGAACAATCATGTACTTATCATTTACTATACTACAACTTACCAGGTTCTCTGCTCATTAGTGTGTTGTTAGTTTGAGGTAATTACTTATGCAactcattttataaatttaaaaagaaataacctTTTTCGACATCGATAATCAATGGGAAATAAGTTAATGTACTTAAAATAATAAGTTGTACTAATAATTAGGTACTATACTATTTAATGTTTAGCTTTTGGTTTTTTCAGTTCTGTTTTTGCTGCCTAATCAATGCTCAGTTCAGTTGTATGCAAATTTTCctaataaaaatgtatttttcttataagaaataataaatatattacaaaaaatgataaatatgaaGCTTCAAATATGTTATACTCGGTAACGGTAGACTTAATAATAATTTCTGTTATacaaatatcaatttttttaattataaaaaagataaaagaaaatatatcacaagaaatgataaatataatacaatGTACCAGCTTCAATTATGTTATGTTTAGACTTAATAATTTCTGttgtataaacttttttttttcaaaaagaaagaaaataaaaaatggctTTAACCTACCACAAAGACAGAACCAACCAACCAACCCACCACCTCCCTATAATTTGTCACCCACAACACAGTACACACACTATGTTGACTTTTCTAATCAGAAAGTGTATCTTTGCTTTACCAATATGTCAAGTAGCAGTTATAAGTTTGTCAAAAATCCTGGTGGAATCATCAAATgcaaaggtatatatatatgtaaatataatatacacacacaatatatatgtgcttgtatatatatatatatataatataatggattGATTAATTTGCAGGTGCAGTGGCATGGGGAGCAGGGAAAGAAATGGAAATACAAGAAGTTGAAGTCAGTCCACCCCAACCTTCTGAAATCCGGATCAAAGTTGTTTCTACTTCCCTTTGTCGCAGTGATGTAACCGCTTGGCTCTCTCAGGTAAAACCAACACACACAAATTAAGTACATTTATACATTTGTTGTATACTCATCATCATTTTGTTAAAATGTCCCTGCCTGCCTAGGTTTAGatataatattgtatatatgtgttttgCTGTTTTTTGGGACTCCCGATTATTAATAAGATGAAACTTTGCCAATGGGGCTGGTGGCCTGCCGGTAAGGTCCTTGTACATTGAGGTTAATTTCCCAATTCTCACCCGGATTAAAGTCCCACTGCTCACATTTGTGAAGTCATGGGTTCTATCATAAGCATTCGGGTAGTTGAAGAGCAGGAGTAGGATAGTTTGTcgttttaataaaaataattaagaaataaaaagaaaagatgaaaGTTTATTATGCCTGAAACTGCAACAGTGCCCTCTTTGTTTAGCTGTGTCTAGACTAGAGTTCCAATACTTAATTCTTGCACTCAATGAGCTTTAaggttttaaagaaaaaaaaaagttctaataAACTTTCTAAATGTGTAAATATTGCCTTCAACTTTTCTAAAACTTCATATTATTGGAGGTAATAGAACTTGCATCAAGTCGTTCATCTGATTATAATTTTGTTActttgtaaattaattcattaactCTGTtgaaacatacatataatattcCATCCTCAAGTCCCAAACTACCAGTGTGGTTCTTTAAAATACTCTAAAAccaataataaaatttatacatattttaaagGCCAAGTAAAAGAAATCATTATAGGCCTTTTCTTGCACACTTGCACGTAGTTAATGATATAAACATATTCTTGTCGCAATTCTCATCTTTGAGCCTTTTCTTGTAACTGATATATTTgtccttcataaatcataacttgagtttttttttttataataattgacTTTGAAATTTTCAGGCACAACCTCCATTATTTCCCCGGATATTTGGCCATGAAGCATCAGGGTAACTTATCAGCATTCTTTTCCCCTTAGGAACAAGGCAAACTAAACTTTCAACTTGTAAGACCTTTTTTTACCAGGTTAAAGCCACCGTtatgtaaaatattttccaaaaaaGTTAATACTTTTGTGTACTAGTGTACATTTTTTTGGACAAATTTCATTGTGTAATGTACTTTCCAAAAAAAGTTCACTTAAGTTAGTGTTATGTTTAAGTTTATATAGAGAACCTCACAAGAAACAGCTCAAGGAGTCTTCTGAGAAGTGTTTCAAGTTTTATAGATGTAAATAAGGTTTGGAGGGAAGAACATATGATTATAGTTTTGTAAAATATGTTGCACAATGGTGGCTTTACCCGTTGATGGATTATAGTTTACAATATAATAGTTGTCTAGCAATTAGTTGATGTATTCTATGATATAAGATGGACCTTTCTATTAGGACTTTACAGGAGTGTGTGGCTTAGCATATGAAAGGGGCTTATTAGCTTACTAGTAGCATAATAAGCTCTTTTTCATCCAAACAACTTATTGGATTTTCAATTTATTAGCCTTAGATGTTGAATGAATTCCTTACAACAATATTAAGTGAAAATTGTAAACTTAGTATAGCAGAATTGATTCCTGTTGAAAATACCTGGGCGAAAGCATGTAAAAGATTCATCTTTATTTGTTAACATTTAAGAAGCAAATTGCCTTAAAGATTGAAAACTAGAAGGTAAAGAAGCCACATTTTTTACTTCATATACctgattttaattcttaataacATAAACTTCCGGTTACAGGGTATTTCACTTTCACCATCATACTTTCGCATTCATGTCTGTCATAGACACAATTATTTAACTCATTCCCATAAGACATAAATCACACGATCCCATGTTTTTTCTAAAGTTGTCCtcttaaaaagataaaaagaaaaagaagatgaatcTGATGATTAAATATTTTCTGAAATCTTTATGGAGATTTTGCAGAATTGTTGAGAGCGTGGGACAAGATGTAACTGAATTTGTGGAAGGTGACCATGTTCTCACTTTGTTTATTGGAGAATGCATGAGTTGCAAACAATGTATCTCTGGTAAAAGTAACATTTGCCAACAACTAGGATTGGAAAGGAAGGGTGTAATGCACAGTGATCAAAAAACTCGGTTCTTTGTCAAGGGAAATCCCATTTATCACTATTGTGCTGTTTCTAGTTTTAGCGAGTATACAGTTGTTCACTCTGGATGCGCTGTCAAAATTAGCAAAGATGCTCCTCTAGAAAAAGTTTGCCTCCTCAGCTGTGGGACAGCAGCAGGTAAACTTTTTAATAAGCTCATTTGTTTGATAGCGTTCAtacattttttgaaataaatattttgcAAGATGATTTACCAACAATAATATGGGTGAAGTTTTTGTCCTTGTTCTAATAACTATGTTGCTTTCTTTTTAAACACCCATTGATTACTGAAAGAATTTTTTATGCGTTTTTCTCCTTGCCCTTGCCGGTATGAGCAATATGTTTCTTCATTGTCATTGAATTACTgatgatatatttttattaatacgCTCTCGGAATTACTTTTGGTTGAAAGTCATTTCATTTTATCCTGCTTTTTTTTACCATTGTGTTtgcatttctttttcttttattaaaatatccAAGTTTGATGAAAAGAAATTTGCATCTATAGATATGACACTGCTAGTTCGAGTTTGATCTCCTCTCATCATTTTTCACGGCTGTTATGATTTATCTTTCAATATGTTACAAACTTTGCTTCTGTTTGTTCATAACTGGATGTATGAAAGTAGTCTCATTATGCTATGCTATCACTATCAGATTGGAAACTTCTGAACTTCACCAGTTTGTAGTAGTACTCATGAATAAAAATTGGAACTTTGAGGGTTTCTACACATTGATGTATAGCTTGGCCATTTTTTTATGCTTCGGAGTTGCAAGTGAACTGGACAAGTTTAAGAAATGTATGGAAATTGCATGATCTGAAGAATGACcaagaaaattttgaaactGAAACTTTGTGTATATATTCTAAGTTGAGttgttttatgatttaataCTTTATAGATACCATAATGGAATATATGGAAACAAATTGGCCTTCTACTACTTACTAAGTGTTGGAAGGGGCTAAATTTCCACTTGATGACACATCTTGTTAAAGTCTGTGAAACCCTAACATAGATAACTTCATATAAAGCTAATTTTAGTTCAGGTTTACCAAACAAAACGTGTAAGTTGAATCACGTATTATATCGGACTTCCAATAGACATGGTCCATGTCTACTCATAATACATGGTCAGGTTCAGCATTATGTATCTGTATCTAGGAGACCTCTGATCATTATTTATGTGCCTCTTACATAAGCTGCAATCTGTTTATAGGTTTGGGTGCAGCTTGGAATGTTGCTGATGTTACAAAGGGGTCAACGGTTGCCATTTTTGGACTGGGAACTGTAGGATtatctgtatgtatatgtacatGCTTGCATAAGGTTTTATTGGTTACTTAATAGCTCTATCTAACTTTATGAGTTTCTTTATTATTAAGGTTGCACAAGGTGCTAAAATAAGGGGTGCATCTCGGATCATAGGAGTGGACACTAATTCAACCAAGAAGGAATATGGTACATcataattcatttttaaaatctATAGCTAATGTAGTTTAAGGCCTCTGTTAACAAATCTGatctaaaattttgttttatattgtgaTAATGGCGGTTTGCCATTTAGAGAATCGAGAGAGAAGATGATTTGGAAATTtgttaaatatttcattaattgataaaaatgaatttacaaattatatatttacactaACCGACTAACTACCTCAATCCCTAATATTTAGACAACTATAGAACTTAACAGAATTGATCCTAACTAAGATAATTACATAAACCAAGCTAAATTGAGCTACATGTCTTGAACCATTCTCTATGCCAAAGATGTTGGTTTGTAGTAACATTGATGGATGGTGTATCACTTGTATATTTACCCccaccacccccccccccccccgggcCGTCGCCGCTGCTGCAAATTGGCAGTGTGAAAGGATCACAAATGCCAAATTTGGCAATGCAGCGATGATGGGGAGTTTTGCCAATGTGTGGGGATGAACATGGGAAGGATCTGACCATTCTTAATCTTGTCTCTGACAAAGTGGCAATCTATTTCAATGTGGTTTGTATGAGCATGCCGGACATGATTAGATGCCAGAGCAATAGCTGAAGAATTGTCACAGTGTATTGGAGGGCTCGATATTCAGCTTCAGTTGAGGATCTGGAGACAACATTTTGCTTCTTTGATGGCCAGGAAATGAGGCAAGATCCCAAAAATATACAATAACCAGTAATAGACCTTCTGGAAAGATTGCAAGATGCCCAGTCACTATCACTAAAGGCATTTAGAGTTCCACTATCACAATAAGCTGCCAAAGTTGTTTTCTATGGATATCTAATCGAGACAGGAAGTGAAAGTATACTTGGAATGATTGGAACGTGAACCCTTTGCAAGATGGATGACTTGACCCGTTTGTTTTTCGGTCTGTGGCTGTACCCATATGGGACTGTAGAAGATGGTCGTCCGGTTGCTGGAAGCATTGCAATGTGTAAAGTGATCAGTGAGACGTGCATCATTTTGTGTATGGTTGATTGGAGTTGCCCTTTCTGCTTGTTGAAGATCTTCATCAGCAACTTATGGATATTAGGTAGTCATTACATGTTTTTATTTgcattgtttttattatatgctccttgtaagttgtaacttttaGTTGCCCCCCGTGTCATGTTTGGGACTTCATAAAAAACATCACGAGgtgaaaaccggtggctcgGCCCTTGTTGGTTGGGAGTTTTTCTTGTGCCTTCTTTTGGTAATTGACACcagttttttttacttattttgaaGTCCTCGCAGTTAATGATGCGGGATGAGTCTAGAATTTGTTCTTTAGTTTCTTTTCTAGGTTGTTCTTGTAATTGTTACTTTTGCATCTAGCACCTTGCTAGTTTGCtccttttaataatatttacttCTGCCGTTcgaaaaaaaagttgttttggTGGTTCTGGGAAAATAGAGGCCTTGACCAAGGGAAAGTTTGAtatatcttaaaattttgtGGAGAGCTGTTAGATGTGTTGTTTTAGGATTATGTGAGAATTGACTTAATGCTTGTGCTGCAAAGAAGACATCTGGTCTGGTGA includes the following:
- the LOC122610686 gene encoding alcohol dehydrogenase-like 6 yields the protein MSSSSYKFVKNPGGIIKCKGAVAWGAGKEMEIQEVEVSPPQPSEIRIKVVSTSLCRSDVTAWLSQAQPPLFPRIFGHEASGIVESVGQDVTEFVEGDHVLTLFIGECMSCKQCISGKSNICQQLGLERKGVMHSDQKTRFFVKGNPIYHYCAVSSFSEYTVVHSGCAVKISKDAPLEKVCLLSCGTAAGLGAAWNVADVTKGSTVAIFGLGTVGLSVAQGAKIRGASRIIGVDTNSTKKEYAKAFGVTDFINPNEINETVQQVIKQMTDGGADYSFECIGDTEMINTALQSCCDGWGVTVTLGVPKTKPEVTAHYGLFLTGRTLKGSLFGGWKPKSDIPSLIDMYLKEEIKIDNLITHNMSFEDINTAFSLMVEGKCLRCVIHMPNE